CAGCTGCATCCCGGTCGGCACTTTTCAGATAATGCCCGTAGATGTCCATTGTTGTCCCGATTTTGGCATGTCTTAGTCTACCCGACACCGTTTTTACTGGAGCGCCCGCGTTGATTAATAGAGTGGCGCTGGTATGTCTTAGACCGTGGAAATTGAGGTGCGGCAAGCCGTGTCTTTTGAGAAACTTCGGAAACCAGCTGCCAACCGTGTAGGGATGCATTGGGCGTCCGTCCCAGGTGGTAAAAAGCCTGTCTGACCCCTGCCACAGATCACCCGCCTTTAATCGCTCTTGTGCTTGGTGGGCCTTGTACTGTTTTAGCATAGCCATAACCGAAGGGGATACCGCTAATATATCCTCGGACATTTCAGTCTTGGGCTTCTTGGTGAACGTACCTTCGCCGGGTAAGTATTGGCTGGCCTGTTTGATTCTGACAGTGCCAATCGTAAAATCAACGTCATCCCATTCAAAACCCATTAATTCACCCTCGCGCACTCCGGTATCCAACGCAAGCACTACAGCCACCCGGTACTTTAGCGGTTCGTTCTCCAAGGCCGCGAGCATTGCCGTAACCTCTTGCTCATCATAGCATCTAGCCTGGTATTTCGGTACCCTTGGAGGCTTAACCCTGGCGGCTGGGTTTGTTGCTATAACCTGCCATTGAATGGCAGACTGCAAAATGGAGGATATTACCCGGTGGTGATGCCGGATATTGTTAGGGGACAGTCCCCCGGGTTTGCCGTCCTTCCGCACGCCGTCCTCCTGCAAGTTGGCGTAGAACTCCAGCAGATGGTTGGGCCTGATTTCCTCAAGCCGTAAATGTCCCATAGCCTCCAGGATCCTTGTTAGTTTTTCCTTGTAGCCATGCACAGTTTTTGGCTCAAGGTTCGGTTCGGCATAGTCCCGAAGCCAGCGCTCTACAAAGTCACTAAAGGTTAGTTTCGCCGGGCAAATAAAAGCGCCCTTTTCGATTGCGTCAACAAATAAAGCAAGCTGTTTCTCCACTTCTCCGCGAATTTTGCAGCGGCTTATCTTTGCGCAACCCTTGCAGCTTGTCTTTTCGCAAGTCTGCTCAACGGTGATGGTTTTGGTTTTCTTGACCCGCCCGGTCGGCCCCTTGTCCGA
This genomic interval from Desulfoscipio sp. XC116 contains the following:
- a CDS encoding tyrosine-type recombinase/integrase; this translates as MAGSLEKRGLRSWRLIYSDKGPTGRVKKTKTITVEQTCEKTSCKGCAKISRCKIRGEVEKQLALFVDAIEKGAFICPAKLTFSDFVERWLRDYAEPNLEPKTVHGYKEKLTRILEAMGHLRLEEIRPNHLLEFYANLQEDGVRKDGKPGGLSPNNIRHHHRVISSILQSAIQWQVIATNPAARVKPPRVPKYQARCYDEQEVTAMLAALENEPLKYRVAVVLALDTGVREGELMGFEWDDVDFTIGTVRIKQASQYLPGEGTFTKKPKTEMSEDILAVSPSVMAMLKQYKAHQAQERLKAGDLWQGSDRLFTTWDGRPMHPYTVGSWFPKFLKRHGLPHLNFHGLRHTSATLLINAGAPVKTVSGRLRHAKIGTTMDIYGHYLKSADRDAADRLEQVFQRMKGNEKTKAQSK